Proteins encoded within one genomic window of Clostridia bacterium:
- a CDS encoding isocitrate/isopropylmalate family dehydrogenase yields MDQAVIERAKQHFEKVVKNQLERLEKIKAAKDFVDYQSLDEITIGIVGGDGIGPYITNEAKRILEFLLHQEVKAGKVKFKIIEGLTIENRVKHMKPIPDDVLDEIKECNVILKGPTTTPRTGDPWPNIESANVAMRKELDLFANVRPVKVPEQGIDWTFFRENTEGAYVLGSDGINITDELAMDFKVITDEGSRRIIRAAFDFASKTGKNKVTVVTKANVVKTTDGKFLKIAEEVAKDYPEVEWDDWYIDIMTAKLVDPKRRTQFKVLVLPNLYGDILTDEAAEFQGGVGTAGSANLGKQYSMFEAIHGSAPRMVKEGRAKYADPSSIIRAAAMLLDHIGYSSQAQNLQMALEICGQYEKKLAITGRESGATGEEYANYIMETLQDKNLEQKYNSFIKK; encoded by the coding sequence ATGGACCAAGCTGTAATTGAAAGAGCAAAACAACACTTTGAAAAAGTAGTAAAAAATCAACTTGAAAGATTGGAAAAGATAAAAGCAGCAAAAGATTTTGTGGATTACCAATCTCTAGATGAGATTACAATCGGAATTGTGGGAGGAGACGGAATAGGCCCGTACATAACCAATGAGGCTAAAAGAATATTAGAATTCCTGCTACACCAAGAAGTAAAGGCTGGAAAGGTAAAATTTAAGATTATAGAAGGATTGACCATTGAAAATAGAGTAAAACATATGAAGCCAATTCCCGATGATGTCCTTGATGAAATAAAGGAATGCAATGTTATATTGAAAGGCCCCACTACAACACCTAGAACAGGTGACCCATGGCCCAATATCGAAAGTGCAAATGTGGCAATGAGAAAGGAATTGGATCTTTTCGCAAATGTAAGGCCTGTAAAAGTACCGGAACAGGGTATTGACTGGACATTCTTCAGAGAAAACACTGAAGGTGCCTATGTCCTAGGCAGTGATGGTATAAATATAACAGATGAATTAGCAATGGATTTTAAGGTTATAACAGATGAAGGATCAAGAAGAATTATCAGAGCAGCCTTTGATTTTGCCAGCAAAACAGGCAAGAATAAAGTCACTGTTGTAACCAAAGCAAACGTCGTAAAAACAACAGACGGCAAATTCCTTAAAATAGCCGAAGAAGTTGCAAAGGATTACCCAGAAGTTGAATGGGACGACTGGTATATAGACATAATGACCGCCAAGTTGGTAGATCCTAAAAGAAGGACTCAGTTCAAAGTACTGGTGCTCCCCAATCTTTACGGGGATATATTGACAGACGAAGCAGCAGAATTTCAGGGCGGGGTGGGCACGGCAGGAAGCGCGAACTTAGGTAAACAATATTCTATGTTTGAGGCAATACACGGTTCTGCCCCTAGGATGGTAAAGGAAGGCAGAGCAAAATATGCAGATCCCAGCAGCATCATAAGAGCTGCCGCAATGCTTCTTGATCATATAGGATACTCCTCCCAAGCCCAAAATCTTCAAATGGCACTTGAAATTTGCGGACAATACGAAAAGAAGCTGGCTATTACCGGGAGAGAATCGGGAGCAACAGGAGAAGAGTATGCAAATTATATAATGGAAACACTTCAGGATAAAAATTTAGAACAAAAATATAATTCTTTTATAAAGAAATAA
- a CDS encoding metallophosphoesterase — protein MQNSIMNKSKKCIYKLLDIPYLPDYFNHIGRPLILHISDTPSSSYSYIYKLIRKLRPEYIIHTGDIVDDIKLEYYPKKIDNYINLLYKFINDINSIGIKEFYIIPGNHDNIDALKTIEKDINLICKDETINIGGLNICTSHKYSKNNEKCDFHLFGHNTIPINHRKKGTIYLNGLNNINIIESKTGKIHFLPYPMGTNNDRKLVPIKIGI, from the coding sequence CTTCCGGATTATTTTAACCACATTGGAAGGCCTTTGATATTGCATATCAGTGATACTCCATCTTCTTCCTATTCTTATATATATAAACTGATAAGGAAATTAAGACCGGAATATATCATTCATACTGGGGATATAGTGGATGATATAAAACTTGAATATTATCCGAAAAAAATAGATAACTATATAAATCTATTATATAAATTTATAAATGATATAAACAGTATAGGAATAAAAGAGTTTTATATAATACCTGGAAATCATGATAATATAGATGCATTAAAAACAATAGAAAAAGATATCAATTTGATTTGCAAAGATGAAACAATAAATATTGGTGGGCTGAATATTTGTACTTCCCACAAGTATAGCAAAAACAACGAAAAATGTGATTTTCATCTATTTGGACACAATACAATACCTATAAATCATAGAAAAAAAGGCACCATATATCTAAATGGCCTGAACAACATAAATATAATTGAATCAAAAACCGGAAAAATCCATTTCCTTCCTTATCCAATGGGAACTAATAATGATAGAAAATTAGTGCCTATTAAAATAGGCATATAA
- a CDS encoding amino acid ABC transporter substrate-binding protein: protein MRRKAAILLVLIMMISLIGTGCGADKSLQEIKEKGKFIVGLDDSFPPMGFRDDEGNIVGFDIDMAKEVAKRMDIEVEFQPVDWDGVVMSLNNKDIDVIWNGLTISEERQKQIDFSKPYLENSQIIVVPKDSDINTKKDLEGKVVGLQLGSTSEKALNSDVETAESLKEVRTYENNTMALMDLANGGIDVVVVDEVVGKYYISKEPDLYRILDEDFGSEEYGVGIRKKDAAFKEELDKVLDEMKADGTADQISEKWFGDKIVK, encoded by the coding sequence ATGAGGAGAAAAGCTGCAATATTATTAGTATTAATAATGATGATATCTTTAATTGGTACTGGATGTGGAGCTGATAAGTCTCTACAGGAAATAAAGGAAAAAGGCAAGTTTATTGTAGGATTGGATGATTCCTTCCCGCCAATGGGCTTTAGAGATGATGAAGGGAATATCGTTGGATTCGATATTGATATGGCTAAGGAAGTTGCAAAGAGAATGGATATTGAGGTTGAGTTTCAACCAGTGGACTGGGATGGAGTGGTGATGAGCTTAAATAACAAAGATATAGATGTTATATGGAATGGATTGACTATTTCAGAGGAAAGGCAAAAGCAGATTGATTTTTCTAAACCTTACCTTGAGAATAGCCAAATAATTGTGGTTCCAAAAGATTCTGATATCAATACAAAAAAAGATTTGGAAGGTAAAGTAGTAGGTCTTCAACTAGGCAGTACTAGCGAAAAAGCGTTGAACAGCGATGTTGAGACAGCTGAGTCGTTGAAAGAAGTTCGTACTTATGAAAACAACACCATGGCTCTCATGGACCTTGCAAATGGAGGCATAGATGTAGTTGTAGTAGATGAAGTGGTAGGTAAATACTATATTTCTAAGGAACCTGATCTGTACAGAATATTGGATGAAGATTTCGGGTCTGAAGAATATGGGGTAGGTATAAGGAAAAAAGATGCTGCTTTTAAAGAAGAGCTGGATAAGGTGCTGGATGAGATGAAAGCTGACGGAACAGCAGACCAAATCTCTGAAAAATGGTTTGGCGATAAAATAGTGAAATAG
- a CDS encoding iron-containing alcohol dehydrogenase: MENFVFQSPTKIIFGKGVETEVGQEVKKYANRVLLHYGGGSIKKYGLYQKVIKSLKDAHVDVVELSGVKPNPRLSLVKQGIKICKEQDIEFILAVGGGSVIDSAKAISAGVFYDGDVWDFYTGKSQVTQALPVGVVLTIPAAGSEASKGSVITNQDGGYKRSVNCDLLRPKFAIMNPELTFTLPKHQTIYGISDIMAHIMERYFTNVESVDLTDKLCEATLRAVINNAQSVLKNPRDYNARAEIMWASTIAHNDLLSTGRVGDWASHAMQHELGGIYDVAHGAGLSVVFPAWMKYVYRNNLNRFAQFAVKVWGVEPDFNDLEKVSLMGIKRTEEFFDKIGLPTRLKDLGIGEDRLEEMAEKCTQAGPIGNFKKLYKQDVINIYKLAL; encoded by the coding sequence GTGGAAAATTTCGTATTTCAATCTCCTACCAAAATTATATTTGGAAAAGGAGTAGAAACAGAAGTCGGTCAAGAGGTAAAAAAGTATGCCAATAGAGTATTACTTCATTATGGTGGAGGTAGCATCAAAAAATACGGATTATATCAAAAGGTGATAAAGTCTTTGAAAGACGCTCACGTTGATGTGGTTGAATTGAGTGGAGTAAAGCCAAACCCTAGATTAAGCCTAGTAAAGCAGGGAATCAAAATTTGTAAAGAGCAGGATATTGAGTTTATACTTGCAGTGGGGGGAGGCAGCGTGATAGATTCTGCAAAAGCCATTTCGGCCGGGGTATTTTATGATGGAGATGTGTGGGACTTTTACACAGGCAAGAGTCAAGTGACCCAAGCTTTGCCTGTAGGCGTGGTACTCACCATACCTGCTGCTGGAAGTGAGGCCAGCAAAGGTTCTGTGATAACTAATCAAGATGGAGGATACAAGAGATCTGTAAATTGTGATTTATTAAGACCTAAGTTTGCCATCATGAACCCGGAACTGACATTCACCTTGCCAAAGCATCAAACCATATACGGCATCTCTGACATAATGGCACATATAATGGAGAGATACTTTACAAATGTAGAGTCTGTTGACTTGACTGACAAGTTATGTGAGGCCACTCTTAGAGCGGTGATAAATAATGCCCAATCAGTTTTAAAAAATCCTCGTGATTATAATGCACGGGCAGAGATAATGTGGGCCAGTACTATTGCTCACAATGATCTTCTTTCTACAGGCAGGGTGGGGGACTGGGCATCCCATGCTATGCAGCACGAATTGGGTGGTATATATGATGTAGCTCACGGTGCAGGATTATCGGTGGTGTTCCCTGCTTGGATGAAATACGTATATAGAAATAACTTAAATAGATTTGCACAATTTGCTGTCAAGGTATGGGGGGTAGAGCCTGATTTCAATGACCTTGAGAAAGTTTCTCTTATGGGGATAAAAAGAACAGAAGAATTTTTTGATAAAATAGGATTGCCTACCCGATTAAAAGATTTAGGCATAGGGGAGGATAGATTAGAAGAGATGGCTGAAAAATGTACCCAAGCAGGGCCTATAGGAAATTTTAAAAAATTATATAAACAAGATGTAATCAATATATATAAACTTGCTTTATAA
- a CDS encoding 4Fe-4S binding protein, whose product MKKIKLSLRFSPHLTEKPITYHLIKDYDLVINILNAEINFNKAGKLTVEMEGTEENIDKGLRYLEQQGVKYKIFTKTIIWEEDKCVHCGACTAVCPSRALKMDQKDWSLSFDKSKCLVCELCIQACPINAMDMDFFL is encoded by the coding sequence ATGAAAAAAATAAAGTTATCCCTGCGTTTTTCTCCCCATCTTACCGAGAAACCTATAACATATCATTTGATAAAAGACTATGATTTGGTAATAAATATTTTGAACGCCGAGATCAACTTCAACAAAGCAGGAAAACTTACCGTGGAAATGGAAGGTACTGAAGAAAATATAGACAAGGGATTACGATACTTAGAGCAACAAGGAGTAAAATATAAGATTTTTACAAAAACTATAATATGGGAAGAGGATAAGTGTGTACATTGCGGTGCTTGTACAGCCGTCTGTCCGTCACGGGCACTGAAAATGGATCAAAAAGACTGGTCCTTATCGTTTGATAAAAGCAAATGCCTAGTTTGTGAATTGTGTATACAGGCATGCCCTATAAATGCTATGGATATGGATTTTTTCTTATAG
- a CDS encoding amino acid ABC transporter permease gives MSYIIKTTLFLLEGSLVTLQLYAITAILSVPIGIICALGKTSKSRVLKNILEIYTWLFRGTPLLLQIFFVYYGLPTLGFPPLPRFLAASITFVLNYAAYLTEIYRAGIESIDKGQYEAAKALGMTYPQTMVRIIIPQTIKRVLPPTANEAINLVKDSALVTVIAMPDLLRNAKVVVTRDFTIMPFIIAAIFYLIFTSVVVFVFRKLEKKYSIYE, from the coding sequence TTGTCTTATATCATAAAAACAACGCTGTTTTTGTTGGAAGGAAGTCTTGTCACCTTGCAATTATATGCTATTACCGCTATATTATCGGTGCCTATAGGTATTATATGTGCTTTGGGCAAGACTTCAAAATCAAGAGTACTCAAGAATATTCTTGAAATATATACTTGGTTGTTCAGAGGGACGCCTTTGCTCCTTCAGATATTTTTTGTGTATTATGGACTCCCTACTTTAGGTTTTCCACCTTTGCCTAGATTTTTAGCAGCATCCATAACTTTTGTGTTGAATTATGCTGCTTATCTGACTGAAATATACAGGGCAGGGATAGAATCCATAGACAAGGGACAATATGAGGCGGCAAAGGCATTAGGAATGACTTATCCTCAGACTATGGTCAGGATAATCATTCCTCAGACGATAAAGAGAGTGTTACCACCTACAGCAAATGAGGCTATAAATCTTGTAAAGGATTCTGCTCTGGTGACTGTCATTGCAATGCCTGATTTGCTGAGAAATGCTAAAGTAGTAGTGACAAGGGATTTTACTATAATGCCATTTATAATTGCTGCAATATTTTATTTAATATTTACTTCTGTAGTTGTTTTTGTGTTTAGAAAGTTAGAAAAAAAATATTCTATTTATGAGTAG
- a CDS encoding homocysteine biosynthesis protein: MSKKSFEEINEKIKQGKAVVVTADEIIDLVEEKGVKKVAQEVDVVTTATFSPMCSTGAFLNFGHTEVPIRMSKVWLNDVPAYAGLAAVDAFIGATELSESRGFDYGGAHVIQDLIDGKKVKLHATSYGTDCYPKKEVTTYITKEDINQAYLFNPRNAYQNYNAATNSSDKIIYTYMGTLLPDYGNITYCTSGQLSPLLNDPLLRTIGIGTRIFLAGTQGYISWEGTQHVLSVEKINQSTTQYSGATLAVIGNLKEMSTQFIRAATFEKYGITMFVGIGIPIPVIDEKMVEFLAVKDSDIYTQVIDYSYPKRSKPTIKKVNYQELRSGAIDLNNKKVPTAPLSSLKKAREIALLLKESIIKGEFLLQKPVQPLPDNNEFKPLNEREVE, encoded by the coding sequence ATGTCTAAAAAATCGTTTGAAGAAATCAACGAAAAAATAAAACAAGGAAAGGCTGTTGTAGTCACTGCAGATGAAATAATAGATCTTGTTGAAGAAAAAGGTGTGAAAAAAGTAGCACAAGAAGTAGATGTTGTTACAACTGCTACATTCAGTCCTATGTGTTCCACAGGTGCTTTCCTTAATTTTGGCCATACAGAAGTACCTATAAGGATGAGCAAAGTATGGTTGAATGACGTGCCAGCTTATGCAGGACTAGCAGCTGTCGATGCTTTTATTGGAGCTACAGAGCTTTCCGAATCTAGAGGATTTGACTATGGAGGCGCTCATGTAATACAGGACCTTATAGATGGCAAAAAGGTGAAATTACATGCCACCTCTTATGGTACAGATTGTTATCCTAAAAAAGAAGTGACCACATATATAACAAAGGAAGATATAAACCAGGCATATCTTTTTAATCCCAGAAATGCCTATCAAAATTATAATGCAGCGACAAATTCTTCTGACAAAATAATATACACTTATATGGGTACTCTGCTCCCGGATTACGGCAACATCACATACTGCACTTCCGGTCAGTTAAGCCCTCTGCTCAATGATCCTCTATTGAGGACAATAGGTATAGGTACACGAATCTTTCTCGCAGGTACTCAAGGGTATATCAGTTGGGAAGGCACACAGCACGTACTATCGGTAGAAAAGATCAATCAGAGCACAACCCAATATTCAGGGGCCACCCTAGCCGTAATTGGAAACCTAAAAGAGATGAGCACGCAATTCATAAGAGCTGCTACCTTCGAAAAATATGGAATAACCATGTTTGTAGGTATTGGTATCCCCATACCTGTCATAGATGAAAAAATGGTAGAGTTTTTAGCAGTAAAAGATAGCGATATATATACTCAGGTAATAGATTATAGTTATCCAAAAAGATCAAAACCTACAATTAAAAAAGTAAATTATCAAGAATTGAGAAGCGGCGCAATAGACTTAAATAATAAAAAAGTACCTACAGCCCCATTATCCAGCTTGAAAAAGGCTAGAGAGATAGCATTGTTACTGAAAGAATCTATTATCAAAGGCGAATTCCTGCTTCAAAAACCTGTTCAGCCTCTGCCTGATAATAATGAATTTAAGCCTTTAAATGAAAGGGAGGTGGAATAA
- a CDS encoding amino acid ABC transporter ATP-binding protein: MDVVEVKDLVKRFGDLEVLKKVNLTVEKGEVISIIGPSGSGKSTLLRCLNYLEKIDGGSIDIEGKRIADVDSRGRRKKISEKLIRQQCRKLGMVFQDFNLFPHKTVLGNVIEAPIVVGNMDKGQAIAMADQLLDKVGLLDKRDCYPSQISGGQKQRVAIARALAMKPDIMLFDEPTSALDPELVGEVLTVIKDLVKENMTMLIVTHEMGFAREVSDRVVFMDDGEIIENSTPDKIFNNPDHPRIKFFLKKIL; encoded by the coding sequence ATGGACGTTGTTGAAGTGAAAGATTTAGTTAAGAGGTTTGGAGATTTGGAAGTGTTAAAAAAAGTTAATCTAACTGTGGAAAAAGGTGAAGTGATATCGATAATAGGTCCTTCCGGGTCAGGCAAGAGTACACTGCTCAGATGCCTTAATTATTTAGAAAAAATTGACGGCGGTTCAATAGATATTGAGGGTAAAAGGATCGCTGATGTGGATTCGAGGGGTAGAAGGAAAAAGATATCTGAAAAGCTTATAAGGCAGCAGTGCAGAAAGTTAGGGATGGTATTTCAGGATTTCAATCTTTTTCCCCACAAAACCGTGTTGGGAAATGTAATAGAGGCCCCTATCGTTGTTGGTAATATGGATAAGGGCCAGGCTATTGCAATGGCAGATCAGCTTTTGGACAAAGTAGGGCTATTGGATAAGAGAGATTGTTATCCATCTCAAATATCAGGGGGACAAAAACAGCGAGTAGCTATAGCAAGGGCCCTTGCCATGAAGCCCGATATAATGTTGTTTGACGAGCCTACATCAGCACTTGATCCGGAATTAGTAGGAGAGGTCTTAACTGTCATAAAAGACCTTGTAAAAGAAAACATGACCATGCTTATAGTTACCCATGAGATGGGTTTTGCAAGGGAAGTATCGGATAGGGTTGTTTTTATGGACGATGGTGAGATTATCGAGAATTCCACACCTGACAAAATATTCAATAATCCAGATCATCCTAGAATAAAGTTCTTTTTGAAAAAAATATTATAA